The genomic region CCGGAGTCAGACCGATTTGGCTCCGACGAAGTAGAGAATGTCTCCGATTGGACATCGCCACAGTCGTGGAGTCGAAGACGCGTGAGTGTATTGAACGACTCACCGCAATCGTCGCATTCGTGAGACATAGTCCTACTACAGGTATGTGGGCAAAAATGTATTCCCTCTCTCGTGTCGGAGTCTTCGAGGATACGCAAGACCGAGATCAGTTCGTCGACTCACCTATCGGCAATTCCTTCTGTTGTGATATGCCCTTAGACGAGTCCGACAATTCTTTATGTTCGGGTTCCGCAGACGCACATCCGACCTGTCCGACCGACTGATTCGGAGATTCGCCCATCTCTCTGTTCCTACTTTAGAAATAAAAGTGAGAACAGAGATTAGATATTCCCACGCCATTGTTTCGGATATGAGTGGAGAGGTGCGAACGGACAAGCGTGGGCGTGTAACGATTCCGAAGGAGGTACGCGACCGCTACGGCAAGAAATTCCGCCTCGTTGAGCTGGACAGCGGTATCAAACTGGTGCCGATCCCGGACGATCCACTGGAGGAACTACGAGCGGCCGCTTCCAATGAGCTTCGCGAGGCGCCGCTCGATGATCTCGAAGAAGCGGCTCGCGAAGAGGCACGCGAACAGGCCAGCGAACATGTACGCTGATCTCGACTTCTGGCTGGCGCTCCTGAAAGACGGCGACTGGCTGACCGATCGCGCCGAGTCACTTCTCAAAGAACACGAGGACGATCTTGAGGTTTCGCTGGCGACGTTCATCGAACTGTTCCTCGTCGAAGAACGGCTCTCCTTCGACCGCGAACGTGCCGTGACGGCCATTCTCGAATTGGCGACGTACGAGGGCAACCCAAATGTCGTGTATCAGGCCTCGGAGAACATCGATGAAGGGTTGAACACGTTCGATGCGTTCCACGCGGCGCTCTCCAGTGGCAGCATCATCTCCAGTGACCGGGCGTATGACGAACTTACTGGCGTGAATCGTATCCGGCTCGAACCCGAGGAGAACGAGGATTCGACGGCCTAAGTCCACATCATCCCCCGATCCACGTTCTCCTCCGGATTGTCGCGAACGATTATCTCACCACACACCAACGCAGCCCCGGAAAAATCAATGGAACCTGTCAGTCCTCGTCGTCTTCAAATCCCTTCTTCTCGGTCTCCTTGCCGGTGAACTCTTCATCAAACCATTACCGCCGCACCTCCATCTTCTGCTTCTTGCTGAGTTTGTCTTAGAGCGTTAGAGCGTTAGAGCGTTAGCAATACTATTGATGCTGCCATTGAGTGGACGAAATCCTCCGATATGTGTAGTGGCTGCTGTGATGGTCGGTGTTGGCGCTCATTGCTTCGACAGCGGCGAATGAGTATCTTGACAGGAACGAATCATTTTAATTATATCACGATACACATATTACTGCTATAGGTTCTGATAATAATGTCATGACCCTGATTGAGCGTGACCCTAGCACAATTCTTCACTGTCGTGTGACGCTTCACGAAGACCTCATATTGTCACGACTGATGCTCTCATTCGTACCGTCGCTAAAAGATCACGACTGTATTTCTATTCGACTATTGCCCAAAGAGTGTGAAGTATGACGACAGGTCATCAGAAACTAGACAATCATCGTTGGATAATCGTGGTTTGTATCCTGATTTGCGTGAGCATCCTTGTGGTTATCCTTGTATCCCTTCCTTTCTTTCTGCAGATTGTCTCTGGCGGAGCGTATTACTCAACGACCGGATCGCCATTGCCAGTCAATCAGTCAGCTGAGTTTGAGCCAACGCAGACAGCAAGTCTAAATCAGTCTCAGTCCCCCGAGGACGCGACGTTCAGAGTCACTGTGGAGAATGAGACACAATACACGGTGAGTCGTCAGGATGCTGTTGCAAACCCATCACACAGTCTGCAACCAGCAGATGCACGGGTCATTGGCACAACACTGGTCATCTATGAAAAATCACTCAATAAGAGTAATTCGAACACACTGTCCCCAAGCGTTGTCTCAACGGGATCATACACCGAACAATGGAATATCACAATCCCAATTGACCGCGTTGCTGTGTATCATCCATATCAAGAACACCCCTATGTCAAGTCGGTCGAGTCAAATTGAGTCACAGACACGCCCCGTGAGAGTTGGTGTGAGCAAGCGACCGACAGGACCCCTCCTCATGTACTGCGTATTGATATGTCGACTTGCACAAGATGATAACGCTCACTCAATACTCAGCCGCTGTTTTATTTCACACCCTCAGTATCAAAGAGCATTCTTCCGCCAGACTTCGACGTTCGCGTCGATGACTTCGAGTGCAGCCATGCTCCCGGCTGCCTCGCCCTTCTCAAAGTCCTCTTCTACCTGTCCCATCTGGTTAGTCACATGGGCAAAACAGACGACTGGCTGGTCACGGACAGTAGCAAACGTGTACAGTGCCGCGGCTTCCATCTCGACAGCGAGTATTTCATCGGTGCGAGCGCGCTCGATCGCCAGTTCTGTCTCACGGAAGGGTGCGTCAGTTGTCCACGTCGTACCGGTGTGAACCGGCTGTGAGACGTCTGTACACGCTTTTTCAACTCGCTCCTGTAGTTGGTTATCAAGCGAGGCGTATCGTGTCGGTTCACGGTAATGATAGCTCGTTCCTTCGTCACGCAGTGCTTGCTCTATCAACACGAAGTACGGCGGGTCCCCGCAAGAGTGGATCTGTCCCGAAGATGTGATACTGACGAGAAATTCACACCCGGTTGTGAACAGTTGCTCTGCGACGAGAACGGCGAATGGGGCACCGACCGCGCATCCGATGATACCTACTTGTGAGCCCCGCCGCTCGGTCGTATACAGCTTTGTGTGATAACCAGGCCACGTCTCCAGTTCTGATGCCTCCCCTCTGTCACGGAGGTGCCGGAGGATATCCCCGTCCGGGTCAAGCACGCAGATATCCGGCATCTCTTTATCCGGGAGATTCTTCTGCCGACGAGCTTGCTTTATTAATGACGCTGGTGAGAAGACCGATTGCTCGTCGTAGGCTTTTGCCCTCTGAAGTGGAAACTGTGAGGAGTGTTCGTCTGACATAGATAAAACTCCAGTTAAATGTTCAAAGACCCATCGCCATCACAAAATGAACCGATTGGTGAACTATCCTGCCCACTTAGATCTACAGGCGGAACAGACCGAGTGCCTCGGGGCTTAATAGTACTCCATGAAACATTTTGAACCATCGGTCCTACGCAACAGTATCAGCAGCTACTCTATGACAAGATTTTGAATTGAATTCCTCAGTAAGTTTTCAGGAGCACCAGACCCCGAGGCGGTTCACAGCGGATTCTTGAAGCAAGGACTTCGTAATTCTCAGATGCACTTTGTAGACACAACCGCAGCGTCCATTATTCGGAGTGCTTTTAGAGATTCTCGCAACTGTCATTGCTCTCGGACATCTTCACGCCCCATTGCGTCTTGACAAGAGACAGAATCGATCCTCGCCACCCACGGTCACCGGGAGGCGGTTATCAGTAGACATAATTTCTATGTATGGACAGCTCTGCCAATATTAACAGTTCGGGGGGTCCCTATTTTATCAAAATCCCCTCGGGGTCAAGTGATCT from Haloquadratum walsbyi C23 harbors:
- a CDS encoding type II toxin-antitoxin system VapC family toxin — encoded protein: MISKKRLAKRHANRPANMYADLDFWLALLKDGDWLTDRAESLLKEHEDDLEVSLATFIELFLVEERLSFDRERAVTAILELATYEGNPNVVYQASENIDEGLNTFDAFHAALSSGSIISSDRAYDELTGVNRIRLEPEENEDSTA
- a CDS encoding AbrB/MazE/SpoVT family DNA-binding domain-containing protein gives rise to the protein MSGEVRTDKRGRVTIPKEVRDRYGKKFRLVELDSGIKLVPIPDDPLEELRAAASNELREAPLDDLEEAAREEAREQASEHVR
- a CDS encoding nucleoside phosphorylase produces the protein MSDEHSSQFPLQRAKAYDEQSVFSPASLIKQARRQKNLPDKEMPDICVLDPDGDILRHLRDRGEASELETWPGYHTKLYTTERRGSQVGIIGCAVGAPFAVLVAEQLFTTGCEFLVSITSSGQIHSCGDPPYFVLIEQALRDEGTSYHYREPTRYASLDNQLQERVEKACTDVSQPVHTGTTWTTDAPFRETELAIERARTDEILAVEMEAAALYTFATVRDQPVVCFAHVTNQMGQVEEDFEKGEAAGSMAALEVIDANVEVWRKNAL